In a single window of the Streptacidiphilus sp. P02-A3a genome:
- a CDS encoding ISAs1 family transposase, whose translation MDGKTARGSRTHTAPAAHLLAAVTGKGRTVTQSRVPAKTNEVTAFRHLLAPFDLAGATVTADALHTRRDHACHLVEDRKAHYLLLVKGNQPRLHAALRALPWQRVRARYDRELGHGRRETRSLRVLTVTDPHPDFPHAVQAAEILPHRTGARTRKVSRQTVYAITDLTAPQASPLTLARLARSHWTIEDRLHFVRDTAFAEDASKIRTGHGPENMTTLRNLAIDTLRAAGHTGIAAGLREVSYAPHQRPLDLLNLP comes from the coding sequence GTGGACGGGAAGACTGCACGCGGCTCACGCACCCACACCGCTCCGGCCGCCCACCTGCTGGCCGCCGTCACCGGCAAGGGCCGCACCGTCACCCAGTCACGGGTCCCGGCCAAGACGAACGAGGTCACCGCGTTCCGGCACCTGCTCGCCCCGTTCGACCTGGCTGGGGCCACGGTGACGGCCGACGCCCTGCACACCCGGCGCGACCATGCCTGCCACCTGGTCGAGGACCGCAAGGCGCACTACCTGCTGCTGGTCAAGGGCAACCAGCCCCGCCTGCACGCCGCCCTGCGCGCCCTGCCCTGGCAGCGCGTGCGGGCCCGCTACGACCGCGAACTGGGACACGGCCGCCGTGAGACGCGCTCCCTGCGGGTGCTGACCGTCACCGACCCGCACCCGGACTTCCCCCACGCCGTCCAGGCCGCGGAGATCCTGCCGCACCGGACCGGCGCCCGCACCAGGAAGGTCTCGCGGCAGACCGTCTACGCGATCACCGACCTGACCGCCCCCCAGGCGTCCCCGCTGACCCTCGCCCGGCTCGCGCGCTCGCACTGGACCATCGAGGACCGGCTCCACTTCGTGCGCGACACCGCCTTCGCCGAGGACGCCTCCAAGATCCGCACCGGCCACGGCCCCGAGAACATGACCACCCTGCGCAACCTCGCCATCGACACCCTGCGGGCCGCCGGACACACCGGCATCGCAGCCGGCCTGCGCGAGGTCTCCTACGCACCCCACCAGCGGCCACTCGACCTGCTCAACCTGCCCTGA